In Helianthus annuus cultivar XRQ/B chromosome 8, HanXRQr2.0-SUNRISE, whole genome shotgun sequence, a single genomic region encodes these proteins:
- the LOC110870554 gene encoding LOW QUALITY PROTEIN: scarecrow-like protein 23 (The sequence of the model RefSeq protein was modified relative to this genomic sequence to represent the inferred CDS: substituted 2 bases at 2 genomic stop codons), with protein sequence MWHNYLLPEISELSSPFGSSPERVAAYFAEALQAXIISSYIRTXTPLTFKTKTLALAQNQKICNALQSYNSISPSIKFSHFTANQAIFQAIEGKETVHTIDLDIMQGLQWPGLFHILASRPRKIKSLRITGVGSSIELLNATGRRLHDFSNSLGLPFEFVPLEGKIGNICSDLNNISSDLNNLHNNMNNLNNMSIDLNNMNNNLMNKLGVRSDEPVVVH encoded by the exons ATGTGGCAT AACTATCTGTTACCGGAGatttcagaactgtcatcaccgTTCGGTTCTTCGCCAGAGCGTGTAGCGGCGTACTTCGCCGAAGCATTACAAGCATGAATCATCAGTTCATACATCAGAACTTAGACGCCGCTCACGTTCAAAACCAAAACCCTAGCCCTAGCTCAAAACCAGAAGATTTGCAACGCACTTCAATCCTACAATTCAATCTCTCCGTCAATCAAATTCTCACATTTCACAGCGAATCAAGCGATTTTTCAAGCGATAGAAGGTAAAGAAACCGTTCATACTATAGATCTAGACATCATGCAAGGTCTCCAGTGGCCAGGATTGTTCCACATCCTCGCTTCCAGACCTCGCAAAATCAAATCGCTAAGAATCACCGGCGTCGGCTCTTCGATTGAACTCCTTAACGCCACCGGCCGTCGTCTTCACGATTTCTCTAATTCTCTCGGTCTTCCGTTCGAATTCGTCCCTCTCGAAGGTAAAATCGGCAACATCTGTTCAGATCTGAATAATATCAGTTCAGATCTGAATAATCTGCATAATAATATGAATAATTTGAATAACATGAGTATAGATCTGAATAATATGAACAATAATTTGATGAATAAACTCGGAGTGAGATCCGATGAACCTGTGGTGGTGCACTGA
- the LOC110873717 gene encoding histone deacetylase 6: MVDTTAVGTASLPSGPDGKKRRVSYFYEPSIGDYYYGQGHPMKPHRIRMAHNLIVHYSLHRRMEIVRPFPAGPEDIRRFHSDDYVDFLASVTPDTVQDHTHTRHLKRFNVGEDCPVFDGIFEFCQASAGGSIGAAVKLNRQDADIAVNWAGGLHHAKKSEASGFCYVNDIVLGILELLKVHRRVLYVDIDIHHGDGVEEAFFTTDRVMTVSFHKFGDFFPGTGHIKDIGANQGKYYALNVPLNDGMDDDSFRGLFRPIVHKVMEVYQPDAVVLQCGADSLAGDRLGCFNLSVKGHADCLRYLRSFNVPLMVLGGGGYTIRNVARCWCYETAVAVGVEPENKLPYNEYYEYFGPDYTLHVEPSPLDNQNTPKDLEKIRNMLLEQLSRLPHSPSVPFQITPPVTEVPEEVEEPMEKRPKPRIWSGQEYDSDVDEDEKPRRQSFNANNNSTRDYAT, translated from the exons atgGTCGACACCACCGCCGTAGGAACCGCCTCTCTCCCCTCCGGTCCAGACGGCAAAAAACGCCGCGTCTCCTACTTCTACGAACCCTCAATCGGCGACTACTACTACGGGCAAGGCCACCCAATGAAACCCCACCGCATCCGCATGGCCCACAACCTCATCGTCCACTACTCTCTCCACCGTCGCATGGAGATCGTCCGCCCCTTCCCCGCCGGCCCAGAAGACATCCGGAGGTTCCACTCCGATGATTACGTCGACTTTCTTGCGTCGGTTACTCCGGACACTGTTCAGGATCACACACATACGAGGCATCTGAAACGGTTTAATGTGGGCGAAGATTGCCCGGTTTTTGATGGGATTTTTGAGTTTTGTCAGGCCTCGGCTGGTGGCTCCATCGGTGCTGCTGTTAAGTTGAATAGACAGGATGCTGATATCGCTGTGAATTGGGCGGGTGGGTTGCATCATGCGAAGAAGAGTGAGGCGTCTGGGTTTTGTTATGTTAATGATATTGTGTTGGGGATTCTTGAGCTTTTGAAGGTTCACAGG CGTGTATTATACGTAGATATCGACATTCACCACGGAGACGGGGTCGAAGAAGCTTTCTTCACCACCGACAGGGTGATGACTGTTTCTTTCCACAAGTTCGGGGACTTTTTCCCCGGTACGGGTCACATCAAAGACATCGGTGCAAATCAGGGCAAATACTACGCTTTAAACGTCCCATTAAATGACGGGATGGACGACGATAGCTTCCGTGGTCTGTTCAGACCAATCGTTCACAAAGTTATGGAAGTTTATCAGCCTGACGCTGTCGTTCTTCAATGCGGGGCCGATTCATTGGCCGGTGATAGACTCGGGTGCTTCAATTTGTCTGTTAAAGGTCATGCGGATTGTCTTAGGTATCTTCGGTCGTTCAATGTTCCGCTCATGGTGTTAGGTGGTGGCGGTTATACAATCCGCAATGTGGCCCGTTGTTGGTGTTATGAG ACAGCAGTTGCGGTTGGGGTTGAACCTGAAAATAAACTGCCGTACAATGAGTATTACGAGTATTTTGGACCGGATTACACTCTTCATGTTGAACCGAGTCCCCTTGACAACCAAAATACACCGAAAGATTTGGAGAAAATTAG GAACATGCTGCTGGAGCAACTGTCTAGGTTACCGCATTCTCCTAGTGTGCCATTTCAGATAACGCCACCTGTCACCGAAGTCCCTGAAGAG gTAGAGGAGCCAATGGAGAAACGCCCAAAACCTCGCATATGGAGTGGCCAAGAGTATGATTCTGATGTCGATGAAGATGAGAAGCCCCGACGTCAAAGCTTCAATGCAAATAATAACAGTACAAG GGATTATGCAACTTAA